In one window of Aceticella autotrophica DNA:
- the spoIIM gene encoding stage II sporulation protein M: MIKEIISKHIKDNSILYIIVIMSLMIGIASGAFTINTLNDIQKENIMKYIVSFYDILGHTQLNAINIFKQSILNNFETVFILWLLGATIIGIPFIFFIIGVRGFILGFSIGFLISEFKFKGILFALTAILPQNILILLVILFISVTSINFSLYILKNRRFNMKDLFSQFVSYTLIVYTASAVMIFSSLVEAYVTPYILFLLKNIIK; this comes from the coding sequence ATGATTAAAGAAATAATTTCGAAACATATTAAAGATAATTCTATTTTATATATAATAGTAATCATGTCTTTAATGATTGGAATAGCATCAGGTGCATTTACAATCAATACATTAAATGATATCCAGAAAGAAAATATAATGAAATATATAGTAAGTTTTTACGATATTTTAGGACATACACAACTGAATGCAATTAATATATTCAAACAATCCATATTAAATAACTTTGAAACGGTATTTATACTTTGGCTATTAGGTGCTACGATTATCGGTATACCCTTTATTTTTTTTATAATTGGAGTTAGAGGTTTTATATTAGGATTTTCTATAGGTTTTTTAATTAGTGAATTCAAATTTAAAGGTATTTTATTTGCTTTAACTGCTATATTGCCCCAAAATATACTGATTTTACTTGTTATTTTATTTATATCTGTGACGAGCATAAATTTTTCTTTGTATATATTAAAAAACCGCAGATTTAACATGAAGGATTTGTTTTCGCAGTTTGTTTCATATACATTAATTGTTTATACAGCATCTGCGGTAATGATTTTTAGCAGCTTAGTTGAGGCATATGTAACGCCATATATATTGTTTTTACTAAAAAATATCATAAAGTAA
- a CDS encoding endonuclease Q family protein: MIYNVDLHVHIGRTKSGKPVKITASNKLTPINILEQCFIKGIDIVGLVDCAVPEILDELNFMMNKDILIPLHGGGLRYKNRITLLLASEVEIGGEKKGSPHILCFLRDIKSMRKFSNILSNHIKNINLSSQRCSLSSIEIYKIVKDLGGFLIPAHVFTPFKSYYGSSTERLGDIFKEYYNDLNSIELGLSSDTDLADEISELKSKTFLSNSDAHSLNKIAREFNIFEMQEPDFDEVFSVLNREDGKKIIKNYGLNPELGKYHRTFCLDCSNVSTEVPPVYICTNCGSKNIVFGVKDRIAEIKDQDIIHPKFRPEYVYQIPLEFIPKIGYKTIKKLVNEFGNEIYALHRASYHDLEKVVGSKAAENIFKIRQGNFTLRIGGGGFYGKII, encoded by the coding sequence ATGATATATAATGTAGATCTACATGTACATATAGGCAGAACTAAAAGTGGTAAACCCGTTAAAATAACAGCTTCAAATAAACTAACCCCGATAAATATTTTAGAACAATGTTTTATAAAGGGAATAGATATTGTTGGACTTGTTGATTGTGCAGTTCCAGAGATTTTAGATGAACTAAATTTCATGATGAATAAAGATATTTTAATACCTTTACATGGTGGAGGATTAAGATACAAAAACAGGATAACTCTTTTATTGGCAAGTGAAGTGGAAATAGGTGGAGAAAAAAAAGGGTCTCCTCATATATTATGCTTTTTAAGAGACATTAAGTCTATGAGGAAATTTTCTAATATATTATCAAATCATATAAAAAATATTAATTTAAGTAGCCAGAGATGCAGTTTAAGCAGTATAGAAATTTATAAAATCGTAAAAGATTTAGGAGGATTTTTAATTCCGGCACATGTATTTACTCCCTTCAAAAGCTATTATGGCAGTTCAACAGAAAGATTGGGTGATATTTTTAAAGAATATTATAATGATTTAAATTCAATAGAACTTGGATTAAGTTCTGACACTGATTTAGCTGATGAAATAAGCGAATTAAAATCAAAAACTTTTTTAAGTAATTCTGATGCCCACTCATTAAATAAAATTGCCAGGGAATTTAATATATTCGAAATGCAAGAGCCTGATTTTGATGAAGTTTTTTCTGTATTAAATAGGGAGGATGGGAAAAAAATAATAAAAAATTATGGTTTAAACCCGGAACTCGGCAAATATCACAGAACTTTTTGCTTAGACTGCAGTAATGTGTCAACAGAAGTTCCGCCCGTATATATCTGTACAAACTGCGGCAGTAAAAATATAGTATTTGGCGTAAAAGACCGTATTGCTGAGATAAAGGATCAGGATATTATACATCCTAAATTCAGACCTGAATATGTGTATCAAATTCCTTTGGAATTCATACCTAAAATTGGTTATAAGACAATTAAAAAGCTTGTTAATGAATTTGGAAATGAGATTTATGCTCTACATAGGGCTTCTTACCATGACCTTGAAAAAGTTGTGGGTTCAAAAGCAGCAGAAAATATATTTAAGATAAGACAGGGAAATTTCACTTTGAGAATTGGTGGTGGAGGATTTTATGGTAAAATAATATAA
- a CDS encoding NUDIX hydrolase: protein MDLFEKTIASKKLYEGKILNLRIDDVILPDGKKSNREIVEHPGGVSILAVKDNGKILIVKQFRKAANKALFEIPAGKLEFGENPDACAKRELMEETGYTSEKLKLLLSFYPSPGFSEENIYVYLAENLREEHVDTDDDEFLEVYEYTINELVEMIKKNEIVDAKTIIAILYYINLL from the coding sequence ATGGATCTTTTTGAAAAAACAATAGCCTCAAAAAAATTATATGAAGGGAAAATTTTAAATTTACGCATTGATGATGTAATACTGCCAGATGGCAAGAAATCAAATCGTGAAATTGTAGAGCATCCGGGTGGTGTGTCAATACTTGCTGTGAAAGATAATGGTAAAATATTGATTGTAAAACAATTTCGCAAGGCTGCAAATAAAGCTTTATTTGAAATACCTGCAGGAAAACTTGAATTTGGAGAAAATCCTGATGCTTGTGCTAAAAGGGAACTTATGGAAGAAACAGGATATACATCAGAAAAATTAAAACTCCTTTTATCCTTTTACCCTTCACCGGGATTTTCAGAAGAAAATATATATGTCTATCTTGCAGAAAATTTAAGGGAAGAACATGTTGATACAGATGACGATGAATTTTTAGAAGTGTATGAATATACTATTAACGAATTGGTTGAGATGATTAAAAAAAATGAAATTGTAGATGCTAAAACAATTATTGCAATTTTATATTATATTAATCTATTATAA
- a CDS encoding DUF3866 family protein: protein MISINSGIVKKIISKRNAITFVEVELEGEITKAVNYDHISGEIKVGDKVYINETAKKLNLGTGGYDFILLNTRYHKLDLKGNGHIMKLRYTPVQINVLSVEEQDSPYHETFNNFKSLDGIPVIIGELHSMVAPASIVLKHLKTDIKIAYIMTDSASIPISFSNTVYYLKKEGIINETITIGHAFGGDYEAVNIYTALICAKEIIKADVIIVAMGPGIVGTGTKYGFTGIDQGYYIDAVNKLGGNPILIPRISFSDKRERHMGISHHTITVLEVCNSNCTLTFPVMEKNMMEIVNKQIQNNPVFKKFNKVFIDASITNDYLKNCRIKITTMGRDYSLEKEFFNACGAAAIYCNTLF from the coding sequence ATGATTAGCATTAATTCTGGAATTGTTAAAAAGATTATTTCAAAAAGAAATGCCATAACATTTGTTGAAGTTGAATTAGAAGGTGAAATTACAAAGGCGGTCAATTATGACCATATTTCAGGTGAAATAAAAGTCGGTGATAAGGTATATATTAATGAAACTGCAAAAAAACTTAATCTTGGTACTGGCGGATATGATTTTATACTGTTAAATACACGATATCATAAGCTTGATTTAAAAGGAAATGGTCATATAATGAAATTAAGGTATACACCGGTGCAAATAAATGTTTTATCGGTAGAAGAGCAAGATAGCCCATACCATGAGACTTTCAATAATTTCAAGAGTCTTGATGGAATTCCTGTTATTATAGGAGAACTTCACAGTATGGTTGCACCTGCATCTATTGTATTAAAACATTTAAAAACTGATATAAAGATAGCGTACATAATGACAGATTCTGCAAGTATACCAATATCTTTTAGTAATACGGTGTATTATTTAAAAAAAGAAGGCATTATAAATGAAACAATTACAATTGGGCATGCATTCGGGGGAGATTATGAAGCTGTTAATATTTATACAGCTCTTATTTGTGCTAAGGAAATCATAAAAGCTGATGTTATAATTGTTGCAATGGGTCCTGGTATTGTAGGTACAGGCACAAAATATGGTTTTACAGGTATAGATCAAGGATATTATATAGATGCGGTAAATAAGTTGGGGGGTAATCCAATTTTAATTCCAAGAATAAGTTTTAGTGACAAACGAGAAAGACATATGGGTATTAGCCATCATACAATTACTGTTCTTGAGGTATGTAATAGTAATTGCACTCTGACTTTTCCTGTGATGGAAAAGAATATGATGGAGATTGTAAATAAGCAAATTCAAAATAATCCTGTATTTAAAAAGTTCAACAAGGTATTTATTGATGCATCAATAACAAATGATTACTTAAAAAATTGCAGAATAAAAATTACAACAATGGGTAGAGATTACAGCTTGGAAAAAGAATTTTTTAATGCTTGTGGTGCCGCTGCAATCTACTGTAATACATTATTTTAA
- a CDS encoding UDP-N-acetylmuramyl pentapeptide phosphotransferase yields MLYLPFIISLFAMIITWKFVFQILDKSICLRENYKKDLVPACGGILFIPAIFLSFIVITTIGIKENNIYLFMISIIIMSYIGLIDDLLGDRSVTGLKGHIRSMLHGKLTTGGLKAVMGFLVALYLSINISKNIINIIINTLIIALFTNFLNLLDLRPGRAGKVFIFLSFVFLIIGNAHPIFLMIMLGIVIIYLPLDLKGKIMMGDAGSNVLGLTIGIASVIIFSFKIRIIILILLILIHTLTEKYSLTKIIEKNKLLNYIDMIGRK; encoded by the coding sequence ATTTTATATCTACCTTTTATTATTTCACTTTTTGCAATGATTATTACATGGAAATTTGTTTTTCAGATTTTGGATAAATCTATTTGCTTGCGGGAAAATTATAAAAAAGATTTAGTGCCTGCTTGTGGAGGAATATTATTTATCCCTGCTATTTTTTTATCTTTTATAGTAATAACCACAATAGGTATTAAAGAAAATAATATTTATTTATTTATGATATCCATAATAATAATGTCATATATCGGTTTAATAGATGATTTACTTGGTGATAGAAGTGTAACAGGTTTAAAAGGACATATAAGGTCAATGCTGCATGGAAAATTAACAACAGGAGGCTTAAAAGCCGTTATGGGCTTTTTAGTAGCTTTATATTTAAGTATAAATATAAGCAAAAATATTATTAATATTATAATAAATACCTTGATTATTGCTTTATTTACAAATTTTTTAAATCTTTTAGATTTAAGACCTGGAAGAGCAGGAAAGGTTTTTATATTTTTATCGTTTGTTTTTTTAATCATTGGAAATGCACATCCGATTTTTCTTATGATAATGTTAGGAATTGTAATTATTTATTTACCATTGGATTTAAAAGGAAAAATTATGATGGGTGATGCTGGTTCAAATGTTTTAGGTTTGACTATTGGAATAGCCAGTGTTATTATTTTTAGCTTTAAAATAAGAATTATAATACTTATACTTTTAATTTTGATACATACATTAACAGAAAAATATTCCTTAACCAAAATAATCGAAAAAAACAAATTATTAAATTATATTGATATGATTGGCAGAAAATAA
- a CDS encoding glycosyltransferase family 2 protein: MTYKASVLIPAYNEADRIGDTIKGMKDITEIDEIIVVNDGSTDDTVEKAKKAGAKIVNMKNNLGKGTALKEGLKYVKNDIIVFLDADIGLTSREVKKLLLPVINNEADVTVAKFPKINIKSGFGVVKKLAKKGVKALTGCEFESALSGQRAFKKEVLEGIKKFHKGYGIEVGMTIDILKKGYKIKEVEVNMTHAVTLRDIKGFIHRGRQFFDILKVLLYKSIKKD; the protein is encoded by the coding sequence ATGACTTACAAAGCCAGTGTTTTAATACCAGCGTATAATGAAGCTGATAGGATAGGCGATACAATAAAAGGAATGAAGGACATTACAGAAATTGATGAAATTATAGTTGTTAATGATGGTTCAACAGATGATACGGTTGAAAAAGCCAAAAAAGCTGGCGCTAAAATTGTTAATATGAAAAATAATTTAGGGAAAGGTACTGCATTAAAAGAAGGATTAAAATATGTTAAAAATGATATTATCGTTTTTCTTGATGCTGATATAGGTCTTACTTCAAGAGAAGTTAAAAAATTATTATTACCTGTAATAAATAATGAAGCTGATGTAACTGTTGCAAAATTTCCAAAAATAAATATTAAATCTGGTTTTGGAGTTGTTAAAAAGCTTGCAAAAAAAGGTGTAAAGGCATTAACAGGTTGTGAATTTGAATCTGCTTTATCGGGACAAAGGGCCTTTAAGAAAGAAGTCCTTGAAGGAATAAAAAAGTTTCACAAGGGTTATGGGATAGAGGTTGGAATGACCATAGACATATTAAAAAAAGGATATAAAATTAAAGAAGTAGAGGTTAATATGACACATGCAGTTACATTAAGAGATATAAAAGGGTTTATTCATAGAGGAAGGCAATTTTTCGATATTTTGAAAGTTTTATTATACAAATCAATTAAAAAAGATTAA
- a CDS encoding copper transporter: MNINIRYYVLTIAAIFMALGIGIFIGFMLDGQKAFSIQQDTIINQLEQKFKDIQSENSNLKNNVQNLTKEKDILNQYGKIVFPILVSKKLEGVKVAIIETNNDFICSGMINALTKAGASINSITIFNNNINNLSDADKKDLSNYLSKYGTVDSKNITDFLSAKLSNAIVTGQDNDLITYLKDKGYINFNGVSGNTDFVIIVGGSNNKDNNLNIIDIPIIKQIKTLNIPIVGVEPSDVKYSYVETYKKQRLSTVDNIDNIVGQTALIMVMQGKEGHYGVKPGDSALMPDSFANTP; the protein is encoded by the coding sequence ATGAACATTAATATAAGATACTATGTTCTAACTATTGCAGCTATTTTTATGGCATTAGGAATAGGCATATTTATTGGATTTATGCTTGATGGACAAAAGGCTTTTTCAATTCAACAGGACACAATAATAAATCAACTTGAACAAAAATTTAAAGATATACAGTCAGAAAATTCAAATTTAAAAAACAATGTTCAGAATCTTACAAAAGAGAAGGATATACTTAATCAGTATGGTAAAATAGTTTTTCCTATCCTTGTTTCAAAAAAATTAGAGGGGGTCAAAGTTGCGATAATTGAAACAAATAATGACTTTATTTGTTCAGGTATGATAAATGCCCTAACAAAAGCAGGTGCTTCAATAAATTCCATAACAATATTTAATAACAATATAAATAATTTAAGTGATGCTGATAAAAAAGATCTATCAAATTATCTGTCCAAATATGGTACTGTTGATTCAAAAAATATTACTGACTTTTTATCTGCTAAACTATCAAATGCTATTGTTACAGGGCAGGATAATGATTTAATAACTTATCTTAAAGATAAAGGTTACATTAATTTTAATGGTGTTTCTGGAAATACCGATTTTGTAATTATTGTAGGGGGTAGTAATAATAAAGATAATAATTTAAATATTATTGACATACCTATAATAAAACAGATAAAAACATTAAATATACCTATAGTTGGGGTAGAACCAAGTGATGTAAAATACAGTTATGTAGAAACTTATAAAAAACAAAGGTTATCAACCGTTGATAATATAGATAATATTGTAGGGCAAACAGCTTTAATTATGGTGATGCAAGGCAAAGAAGGTCATTATGGTGTAAAACCTGGTGATTCAGCATTAATGCCAGATTCTTTTGCTAATACACCATAA
- a CDS encoding IS200/IS605 family accessory protein TnpB-related protein, with product MKKGKKNKNKSYSLSGEISCTVCGEFFPEVYPAFRLKKWSRGMEDPLKTEMRLFCSCMRWAFNRLQEDKSREELKKECQQVFGLNSRCCDDAILKGRAIIESQKELLKLEIEETKTKLSRAKKKLRQAEKTLDKAVEKNDPEKIKNIKHTVHGRKARVKKLSDKLSELFSHQDNDTVPTVVFGGHSLWKKVCKGRIPIEEWRKARQDRLYSRGDKTKGGNPNIKISEYDGEFFLSVTISHLSEQKGTDIKGRPVMTRAPRVEGRLWLPDKYRSKVYELLLSRAPYTVELIKGKDDRYRAHISFVLTPPDLTTNPDYGYLGMDTNPDGIALANVGCTGQPEPWLKDFEVPYPKALHKFDGEFLLTIHPNGFLYIKIPELAYSRGYRRTYLIGVLAKVIVDIAKALGKPIALEKLDFGKDHLDTNKKFNRMAANFPFRKIVEAVIRRAFKEGVGVKQVWPAHTSTIGYWKYKKKYGIIIHHAAALVIARRAIGFKERFTNELKQKIQVLKEKLNQKANSLPGEGRGMTRKVKQLFKKLDGKILKFNGLTRFKQESFYSVWHDLKQLALSSR from the coding sequence ATGAAGAAAGGGAAAAAGAACAAAAATAAATCGTACAGCCTTAGCGGTGAAATAAGCTGCACCGTCTGCGGCGAATTTTTCCCAGAGGTCTATCCTGCCTTCCGCTTAAAAAAGTGGAGCCGTGGGATGGAGGACCCGCTGAAGACCGAGATGAGATTGTTCTGCTCCTGCATGCGCTGGGCATTCAACCGGCTGCAGGAAGATAAATCACGTGAAGAACTAAAAAAAGAATGTCAGCAGGTATTTGGCTTAAACTCACGATGCTGTGATGACGCCATACTGAAAGGTAGAGCCATAATCGAATCACAAAAAGAACTTTTAAAGCTGGAAATAGAAGAAACAAAAACAAAACTATCCCGTGCAAAGAAAAAACTTAGACAGGCAGAAAAAACCTTAGATAAAGCTGTTGAAAAGAATGACCCGGAAAAGATCAAAAACATTAAGCACACCGTACACGGTCGCAAAGCCAGGGTGAAAAAACTATCTGACAAACTATCTGAGCTGTTCTCTCACCAAGACAATGACACCGTACCAACAGTAGTCTTCGGAGGTCATTCTTTGTGGAAGAAAGTTTGCAAAGGCAGGATTCCGATAGAAGAATGGCGTAAGGCACGTCAAGACAGGTTATATTCCCGCGGAGACAAGACCAAAGGCGGCAACCCGAACATCAAGATAAGCGAATATGACGGAGAATTTTTCTTATCAGTAACCATTTCTCACCTGTCCGAGCAAAAAGGTACGGATATTAAAGGTAGACCCGTAATGACAAGGGCACCCCGTGTAGAAGGTAGACTCTGGCTGCCGGACAAATACCGTTCAAAGGTGTATGAATTACTTTTATCCCGTGCACCTTATACGGTAGAGCTTATCAAAGGCAAGGATGACAGGTACAGGGCACATATAAGTTTCGTCTTAACACCACCTGATTTAACAACCAATCCCGACTATGGATATTTAGGTATGGACACCAACCCTGACGGTATAGCACTTGCCAATGTCGGTTGCACCGGTCAACCAGAACCATGGTTAAAAGATTTTGAGGTACCATATCCAAAAGCCTTACACAAATTTGACGGTGAATTTCTCTTAACGATACATCCGAATGGTTTTCTTTATATCAAGATACCAGAATTAGCTTACAGCCGTGGGTACCGTCGGACCTATTTAATCGGAGTATTGGCCAAAGTAATAGTAGACATTGCTAAAGCCTTGGGTAAACCCATAGCCTTAGAAAAGCTGGACTTCGGGAAAGACCATCTGGATACCAACAAAAAATTCAACCGCATGGCAGCCAACTTCCCTTTTAGAAAGATAGTCGAAGCTGTCATACGCAGGGCTTTTAAAGAAGGAGTAGGTGTAAAACAGGTTTGGCCGGCACACACGTCAACCATAGGTTACTGGAAGTACAAAAAGAAGTACGGCATAATAATACACCATGCCGCAGCATTGGTAATAGCCCGTCGTGCGATAGGTTTCAAAGAGCGTTTTACCAATGAATTAAAACAGAAAATCCAAGTCCTTAAAGAAAAGCTGAATCAAAAGGCAAATTCCTTGCCTGGGGAAGGAAGAGGGATGACCCGAAAGGTGAAGCAGCTCTTCAAGAAACTGGACGGAAAGATTCTTAAGTTTAACGGTCTGACTCGTTTTAAACAAGAATCATTTTATTCCGTCTGGCATGACTTGAAGCAGCTTGCTTTATCAAGTAGGTGA
- the steA gene encoding putative cytokinetic ring protein SteA, with translation MQITGSIKIDVKTKNLVKRIKPGEIAVIDHLDIDEIAAESLSEKKVLAVINANKSISGKYPNLGPLILNKAGIPIIDDVGKKIFEVLKENDKVTIIDNEIYKDNSLIAKGKILTHDIIKYKMEECKENLEIELNNFIENTLEYAKREKSFIISDMNIPDIKTNFKDRQSLVVVRGKDYKEDLFTIKQYIRDVKPVLIGVDGGADALLEFGLKPDIIVGDMDSVSDKALKQAGEIVIHAYPDGRAPGLDRIKTLNLEKAHIFKAPGTSEDIAMLLAFEKGADLIVAVGTHSSMIDFLEKGRKGMSSTFLVRLKIGSKLIDAKGVNKLYRENFKISYIFGIIFSAMIPLGVIAYFSPPTQRLMKLLELKLRLLLGF, from the coding sequence ATGCAAATAACTGGTTCGATTAAAATAGATGTAAAAACGAAAAATTTAGTAAAACGTATAAAACCTGGAGAAATCGCTGTTATTGATCATCTCGACATAGATGAGATTGCGGCAGAATCATTATCTGAAAAAAAAGTTTTGGCAGTTATTAATGCGAATAAATCAATAAGCGGTAAATATCCGAATTTAGGTCCTTTGATATTAAATAAAGCAGGTATTCCTATTATTGATGATGTTGGCAAAAAAATTTTTGAAGTTTTAAAGGAAAATGATAAAGTTACAATTATAGATAATGAAATATATAAGGATAATTCTTTAATTGCGAAAGGTAAAATTTTAACACATGATATAATAAAATATAAAATGGAAGAATGTAAAGAAAATCTTGAAATAGAGTTAAATAATTTTATCGAAAATACACTTGAATATGCAAAAAGAGAAAAATCTTTTATTATTAGCGATATGAATATTCCTGATATTAAAACAAACTTTAAGGACAGGCAGTCACTTGTTGTTGTTAGAGGCAAGGACTATAAAGAGGATTTATTCACTATAAAGCAATATATAAGAGATGTGAAACCTGTTCTTATCGGAGTAGATGGTGGTGCTGATGCTTTATTGGAATTTGGTTTAAAACCGGATATAATAGTTGGAGATATGGATAGTGTTAGTGATAAAGCATTAAAACAAGCAGGTGAAATAGTTATACATGCATATCCTGACGGAAGAGCACCGGGCTTAGATAGAATTAAAACACTTAATCTTGAGAAAGCACATATATTTAAAGCACCTGGGACCAGTGAGGACATAGCTATGTTGTTAGCTTTTGAAAAAGGGGCAGATTTAATTGTGGCTGTAGGTACTCATTCAAGTATGATAGATTTTCTTGAAAAGGGACGAAAAGGCATGTCCAGTACTTTCCTTGTAAGATTAAAAATTGGCTCTAAATTAATTGACGCAAAGGGTGTAAACAAGTTATACAGGGAAAATTTCAAGATATCATATATATTTGGAATAATTTTTTCAGCTATGATACCGCTTGGAGTAATAGCATACTTTTCTCCACCTACACAACGATTAATGAAACTATTAGAATTGAAATTAAGATTATTATTAGGATTTTAG
- the spo0A gene encoding sporulation transcription factor Spo0A has product MLKKIKIGISDDNKEFCNILFDYLSSKDNIEILGTANDGNQTLELIKNSEPDLLILDIIMPYLDGIGVLEKLNELNVKRPRIIILSAVGQEKITQKAINLGADYYILKPFDLEILSKRIVEIMDIETDVVSKAVMPVISSKKDTDIETLITKVIHDVGIPAHIKGYSYLRDAITLVMDDIEYLNSVTKLLYPKIAEKYDTTPSRVERAIRHAIEVAWSRGKVDVLNELFAYTIDEKRGKPTNSEFIALIADKLRLGLKAS; this is encoded by the coding sequence TTGTTAAAAAAAATTAAAATTGGTATATCTGATGATAATAAAGAATTCTGCAATATCCTTTTTGATTATCTATCATCAAAAGATAATATTGAAATACTTGGTACAGCAAATGATGGAAACCAGACATTAGAATTGATTAAGAATAGCGAACCAGATTTACTTATACTTGATATTATAATGCCTTACCTTGATGGAATAGGTGTTTTAGAAAAACTAAATGAATTAAATGTAAAAAGACCCAGGATAATAATTTTATCAGCGGTTGGGCAGGAAAAAATTACACAAAAGGCAATAAATCTCGGAGCAGACTACTACATATTAAAACCTTTTGATTTAGAAATACTTTCAAAGCGTATCGTTGAAATTATGGATATAGAAACGGATGTTGTTTCAAAAGCAGTTATGCCTGTAATATCAAGTAAAAAAGATACTGATATAGAAACATTAATAACAAAAGTAATTCATGATGTTGGAATACCAGCACATATCAAAGGATATTCTTATTTAAGAGATGCGATTACATTAGTTATGGATGATATAGAATATTTAAATTCTGTAACAAAATTACTTTATCCAAAGATTGCTGAAAAATATGATACAACTCCAAGCAGGGTAGAAAGAGCAATTAGACATGCAATAGAAGTTGCTTGGAGTAGAGGAAAAGTAGATGTTTTAAATGAATTATTTGCTTATACAATTGATGAAAAAAGGGGAAAACCTACTAATTCAGAATTTATAGCACTTATTGCAGATAAATTAAGATTAGGTTTAAAAGCAAGTTAA
- the spoIVB gene encoding SpoIVB peptidase: protein MKWQKIKYLLFIFLSGLLIYVSCLAPVKDLTKTPSNFKFFKGEKVNFNFNLPLKVSFYTDKDGILKINNETKENVLNLNKPFSVETLEQGKVNINFKLYGIVPIKSVSVDVLPTVYIMPGGQSIGVRLNTKGALVVGYSEIIGENNKVYSPYKEGGIQIGDIILEVDGKKIKSADDITNITNSLNGNIVKLKLNRKGSIVNTSLHPVKSKDDGQYRIGLWVRDHTAGIGTLTFYLPEKKLYAALGHAITDIDTGDTLSVENGEIMKSRITSVNRGRRSNPGELRGIFLEEIDTIGNIEKNTAFGIYGSLYSKLSNNIYNKPIPIGYQSQVKEGPAKILTTIDDNGVKEYNIQIIRKVQQESSNQKGMIIKITDKNLLNKTGGIVQGMSGSPIIQNGKLIGAVTHVFVNDPTKGYGVYAEWMLKEMNNIADNQKVFKN, encoded by the coding sequence TTGAAGTGGCAAAAAATCAAATATTTACTTTTTATTTTTTTATCAGGTTTACTTATATATGTAAGCTGTTTAGCTCCCGTGAAGGATTTAACGAAAACTCCCTCAAATTTTAAATTTTTTAAAGGAGAGAAGGTAAATTTTAATTTTAATTTGCCTCTAAAAGTGAGTTTTTATACTGATAAAGATGGTATTTTAAAAATAAATAATGAAACAAAAGAAAATGTCTTAAATTTAAACAAACCATTTAGTGTAGAAACATTGGAGCAGGGCAAGGTAAATATTAATTTTAAATTATATGGAATTGTACCTATAAAATCTGTCTCTGTAGATGTTCTACCAACAGTATATATTATGCCTGGAGGACAATCAATTGGTGTAAGACTTAATACAAAAGGTGCTCTTGTTGTAGGATATTCAGAAATTATTGGAGAAAATAATAAAGTTTATAGCCCATATAAGGAAGGTGGTATACAAATCGGGGATATAATTTTAGAGGTTGATGGTAAAAAAATAAAATCTGCTGATGATATAACAAATATTACGAACAGCTTAAATGGTAATATTGTTAAATTAAAATTAAACAGAAAAGGTAGTATAGTTAACACAAGCTTACATCCTGTAAAATCAAAGGATGATGGTCAGTATAGAATAGGTTTGTGGGTAAGAGATCATACTGCAGGAATTGGAACGCTTACATTTTATTTGCCAGAAAAAAAATTATATGCTGCATTAGGACATGCAATAACAGATATAGATACAGGTGATACTCTTTCCGTAGAAAATGGAGAAATCATGAAATCCAGAATAACTTCAGTAAATAGAGGCAGAAGGAGTAATCCTGGAGAATTAAGGGGTATTTTTCTTGAGGAGATTGATACAATAGGTAATATAGAAAAAAATACTGCATTCGGTATTTATGGAAGTTTATATAGTAAATTATCAAATAATATATATAATAAGCCTATACCAATTGGCTATCAATCACAGGTTAAAGAAGGTCCCGCAAAAATTTTAACAACAATAGATGATAATGGAGTAAAGGAGTATAATATTCAGATAATAAGAAAAGTTCAACAGGAATCTTCTAATCAAAAAGGAATGATAATTAAAATTACAGATAAAAATTTATTAAATAAAACAGGTGGTATTGTACAAGGAATGAGTGGAAGTCCTATCATTCAAAATGGTAAACTTATAGGAGCAGTAACACATGTCTTTGTAAATGACCCAACAAAGGGATATGGGGTTTATGCTGAATGGATGCTTAAAGAAATGAATAATATTGCAGACAATCAAAAAGTTTTCAAAAATTAA